A single window of Sulfitobacter sp. JL08 DNA harbors:
- a CDS encoding amidase, translating to MIQDSYKLTASEALDAFASGRLSSVELVKSCIGQIKATDDRIKAWAFLDGNVALAQAEECDRIRKAGLATGALHGIPVGLKDIIDTAKMPTQCGTPIFSGRRTDHVARLVERLREAGAIILGKTVTTELAFVHANETRNPHNPDHSPGGSSSGSAAAVAAFHVPLAVGTQTNGSVIRPASFCGTFGFKPTRGVISRSGVLQTSVSLDQVGCFGRSLADVALLTDVLGCYDQYDTVSLARPRPNMLTGAQAEAPVTPEFAWFDLPFNDRLSTDARDGIEAVLEILGPQVTRMQPADTLADLVTVQARIHEYEIAQHQAEVFDQNWDQISDILKTIITRARKITKTEYEDALAVKASAEAFFANFFVDYDAIIAPSAAGEAPMFGEGTGDPIFCTLWTLAGLPCVTLPLLVGENGLPIGVQLIGPAEKDDRLLRTARWLQKYLAETVDQKGT from the coding sequence GGGTCGGCTTAGCTCAGTCGAACTTGTGAAATCCTGTATCGGGCAGATCAAGGCAACGGATGACAGGATCAAGGCGTGGGCGTTTCTGGATGGCAACGTGGCGTTGGCACAAGCAGAGGAATGTGACCGGATCCGCAAGGCGGGCCTTGCCACAGGTGCGTTGCATGGCATTCCTGTCGGGCTTAAAGACATAATCGATACGGCCAAAATGCCAACCCAGTGCGGAACTCCAATTTTTTCTGGTCGCCGGACGGATCATGTGGCGCGCCTGGTAGAGCGACTGCGCGAAGCGGGCGCGATTATCTTGGGCAAGACCGTTACAACGGAACTGGCCTTTGTTCATGCCAATGAAACCCGCAATCCGCACAATCCGGATCACAGCCCAGGAGGGTCATCAAGCGGATCAGCCGCGGCTGTGGCAGCTTTCCATGTACCGCTAGCGGTCGGGACGCAGACCAATGGGTCCGTGATCCGGCCAGCGTCATTTTGCGGTACATTCGGATTCAAGCCGACGCGGGGCGTGATTTCTCGAAGTGGTGTTCTTCAAACGTCAGTCTCTCTTGATCAAGTCGGCTGCTTTGGCCGCAGCCTCGCTGATGTCGCACTTTTGACAGATGTGCTCGGATGCTATGATCAATACGATACCGTCAGCCTAGCCCGACCGCGGCCCAACATGTTAACTGGTGCACAGGCTGAGGCGCCAGTCACGCCTGAATTTGCGTGGTTCGATCTCCCCTTCAATGATAGGCTGTCAACCGACGCTCGCGATGGGATCGAGGCAGTTCTGGAAATCCTTGGCCCACAAGTTACGCGGATGCAACCGGCTGACACATTGGCCGACCTTGTCACAGTACAAGCTCGCATCCACGAATACGAAATCGCGCAACATCAGGCTGAGGTGTTCGATCAAAACTGGGACCAGATTAGCGATATACTTAAGACGATCATAACGCGCGCGCGAAAGATTACTAAGACCGAGTATGAAGATGCGTTGGCCGTCAAAGCGTCAGCGGAAGCATTCTTTGCTAATTTCTTTGTCGATTATGATGCCATCATTGCGCCGTCCGCTGCGGGCGAGGCGCCAATGTTTGGTGAGGGCACGGGCGATCCGATTTTCTGCACCCTGTGGACTTTAGCTGGTCTGCCCTGTGTTACGCTTCCACTTCTGGTGGGGGAAAATGGATTGCCCATTGGTGTACAGTTGATCGGCCCCGCAGAAAAAGACGACCGCCTTTTGCGCACAGCGCGATGGCTTCAGAAATATCTCGCTGAAACAGTAGATCAGAAAGGAACCTGA
- a CDS encoding 2-hydroxyacid dehydrogenase: MSKKRLWITRRLSDATLERAARDFDVVINHDDTPGTAADLIAASADFDAIIPCHSEHFSADVVAQFSDRLQIIANHSVGVDHCDLPALKALGIVVTNTPDVLSDATAELAMLLMLGAARHAVAGDRIVRTGNWDSWSPAFMVGKQVTGARLGIVGMGRVGRAFAAKARGFDMEVHYFNRSALPEDQAHGAVYHDTVESLLRVADFLSLHCPATPETADLMNAERFSLLPRGAVVVNTARGALVDENALIAALDSGQVAAAGLDCFKVEPGGNPAFAAYDNVFMLPHIGSATLQTRDAMGFRALDNLDAFFAGKTPQDKL; encoded by the coding sequence ATGAGCAAGAAACGCCTTTGGATTACCCGCCGCCTTTCTGACGCAACTCTGGAACGAGCCGCGCGAGATTTTGACGTCGTCATCAATCATGACGATACTCCCGGAACCGCCGCGGATCTCATTGCGGCAAGCGCCGATTTTGACGCAATTATTCCATGTCACTCCGAGCATTTCAGTGCTGATGTCGTCGCGCAATTTTCCGATCGTCTTCAGATTATTGCGAACCATTCCGTCGGCGTGGATCACTGTGATTTGCCTGCACTGAAAGCGCTCGGGATCGTTGTTACAAATACGCCCGATGTGCTGTCGGACGCAACGGCAGAACTAGCGATGTTATTGATGCTGGGTGCTGCCCGTCACGCAGTCGCTGGTGATCGGATCGTACGTACGGGCAACTGGGACAGCTGGTCACCGGCATTCATGGTGGGTAAGCAGGTGACAGGCGCGCGTCTGGGCATTGTCGGGATGGGTCGTGTCGGACGGGCTTTTGCCGCGAAAGCTCGCGGCTTCGATATGGAAGTGCATTACTTTAACCGCAGCGCCTTGCCTGAAGATCAAGCGCACGGCGCGGTTTATCACGACACCGTCGAGTCGCTTCTGCGGGTCGCAGATTTTCTATCGCTGCATTGCCCAGCTACGCCGGAGACAGCGGATCTGATGAATGCAGAGCGTTTCTCACTGTTGCCCCGTGGCGCTGTCGTTGTGAACACGGCGCGAGGCGCCTTGGTCGACGAAAACGCCCTAATAGCCGCACTTGATAGCGGTCAGGTGGCTGCAGCGGGGCTGGATTGCTTCAAGGTCGAGCCGGGGGGCAATCCCGCATTCGCCGCATACGATAATGTCTTTATGCTGCCCCATATCGGCAGTGCCACGCTGCAGACACGTGATGCCATGGGGTTCCGTGCGCTGGACAACCTTGATGCGTTCTTTGCGGGAAAAACCCCGCAGGACAAACTTTAA
- a CDS encoding NAD(P)-dependent oxidoreductase, producing the protein MTKIAFLGLGVMGYPMAGHLAQAGHDVTVYNRTTAKAETWVKEYGGALGKTPAEAATGAEIVLACVGNDDDLRSVCLGPDGAFAAISKGSTFVDHTTVSAAVTAELYAAAKEKVIAYVDAPVSGGQAGAENAQLSIMCGGDQADYDLVEPVLNVYAKLCRRIGDSGAGQMTKMCNQIAIAGLVQGLSEALHFASKAGLDGEAVVEVISQGAAGSWQMQNRYKTMLDDHFDHGFAVDWMRKDLGICLDTANENGASLPVTALVDQFYKDVQKMGGGRWDTSALFKRLQNS; encoded by the coding sequence ATGACAAAAATCGCATTTCTGGGCCTTGGTGTCATGGGGTATCCGATGGCAGGCCATTTGGCACAGGCCGGCCATGACGTGACAGTTTACAATCGGACCACAGCGAAGGCCGAAACGTGGGTAAAGGAATACGGTGGGGCCTTGGGTAAAACCCCGGCAGAAGCCGCGACGGGTGCTGAGATAGTATTGGCCTGCGTGGGAAACGACGATGATCTGCGAAGCGTGTGCCTTGGACCCGATGGCGCATTTGCAGCGATTTCCAAGGGCAGCACCTTCGTGGACCATACGACTGTTTCCGCCGCCGTGACGGCTGAGCTTTATGCTGCCGCCAAGGAGAAGGTCATCGCCTATGTGGACGCCCCTGTTTCAGGCGGGCAAGCAGGGGCGGAAAACGCCCAACTCTCGATCATGTGTGGTGGCGATCAGGCAGATTACGATTTGGTAGAACCTGTACTGAACGTCTATGCCAAGCTCTGCCGGCGCATCGGCGACAGCGGCGCGGGGCAGATGACCAAGATGTGCAATCAAATCGCGATTGCGGGACTTGTACAGGGCCTGTCAGAGGCACTGCATTTTGCGTCTAAAGCAGGATTAGACGGTGAGGCTGTGGTCGAGGTCATCAGTCAGGGGGCAGCGGGATCATGGCAAATGCAGAATCGATACAAAACGATGCTCGATGATCATTTTGATCATGGATTTGCGGTTGATTGGATGCGCAAGGACCTTGGGATTTGCCTTGATACCGCGAATGAAAACGGCGCGTCCTTACCAGTCACTGCGCTTGTGGATCAGTTCTATAAGGACGTGCAGAAAATGGGTGGCGGCAGATGGGACACCTCTGCCTTGTTCAAACGACTTCAAAATAGCTGA
- a CDS encoding Crp/Fnr family transcriptional regulator — protein MDIIGDKMRKNQIEKIEVLRRVGWLSDCPAEIQAAIFDIATVLRLEADASVYQLGGEPGGFFGIEAGCVAFEAAQSSRAPQKGLIFHAGCWFGEVTLTGQRVRLVGARTTRPSTLVSIERRRFLALAARQPEIWRYVADLTADNLARVVGLAEDLMLRDSRQRLAATLVRLAGLREAFPPNPPVIDATQSEIAAIANLSRSMGSPLLQELERDGLIELNRSMILIADPPGLVQRTS, from the coding sequence TTGGACATAATCGGCGACAAAATGAGAAAAAACCAAATAGAGAAAATTGAAGTCCTGCGCCGCGTCGGCTGGCTGTCGGACTGCCCGGCGGAAATCCAGGCCGCAATTTTTGACATCGCCACCGTTCTGCGACTGGAGGCCGATGCGTCTGTCTATCAATTGGGTGGCGAGCCAGGCGGATTTTTCGGCATCGAGGCCGGCTGCGTCGCCTTCGAAGCCGCGCAGTCCTCCCGGGCGCCACAGAAAGGTCTCATATTTCACGCTGGTTGTTGGTTTGGTGAAGTTACCTTAACGGGACAGCGGGTCCGACTGGTTGGCGCACGCACAACACGTCCGAGCACGCTCGTTTCCATTGAACGCCGCAGATTTCTAGCGCTGGCTGCCCGCCAGCCGGAGATTTGGCGCTACGTGGCGGATCTCACGGCCGACAACCTTGCGCGCGTAGTTGGTCTGGCCGAGGACCTGATGTTGCGCGACAGCCGCCAGCGCCTCGCCGCGACCCTCGTGCGCCTCGCCGGGCTGCGGGAGGCGTTCCCGCCGAACCCGCCCGTAATCGACGCCACGCAAAGCGAAATCGCCGCCATCGCCAACTTGTCGCGCAGCATGGGCTCGCCGCTCCTGCAGGAACTGGAGCGGGACGGGCTGATCGAACTGAACCGCTCCATGATCCTGATCGCGGATCCGCCCGGGTTGGTACAGCGTACTTCGTGA
- a CDS encoding DUF3604 domain-containing protein translates to MLTNRKAKLRALTALIASLATAGAAQDAINPEDLSGPAGRPYSPYADRAFPTQVFFGDTHVHTALSADAGGSGTRLLPRDAYRFARGEQVTSNTGQQVKLAQPLDFYMITDHSDGMGAITDIIGGAPNIMADEQGRYFNEQFNLGGTAAQQAAFELNSAFAQGELSSVLNYQPGNPAYKRVWDDIVAAAEEFSDPGSFTTFIAYEWTSLVAGNNLHRNVIFRDGSERAGQLVPYTTTPPIGSPDPRDLWSWLQNYEDTTGGDVLAIPHNGNLSNGMMFSLQDDFAEGAPLDAAYAEQRQKWERLYEATQNKGDGEAHPFLSPEDEFADFETWDYGNLDASAPKTNDMLAGEYVRSGLQRGLVLEAELGTNPFKFGLVGASDNHIGLTTPDNDNFFGKYSAYEPSPDRSQHVSKTYADGSDALYSWQYITAGLTAVWAESNTRGAIFDSMERREVYATTGPRMRVRFFGGWHFEDEDVLGRNLAVTGYSKGVPMGSDLFAGEGAPSFLVYALRDPMGANLDRVQIVKGWIEADGTPRERVYDVAWSDGREPDADGKLPPVGNTVDLSIPSWTNTIGAPELGAVWTDPDFDPALSAFYYARVIEIPTPRWTAYDAVKFSLDLPDDVRLIAQERAYTSPIWYSPEG, encoded by the coding sequence ATGTTGACAAATCGCAAAGCCAAACTCAGGGCCCTGACGGCCCTTATTGCAAGTCTGGCGACGGCCGGCGCAGCGCAGGACGCGATCAATCCCGAAGATCTCTCCGGACCGGCGGGTCGGCCCTATTCGCCCTATGCAGACCGGGCCTTCCCGACCCAGGTCTTTTTCGGCGACACCCATGTCCACACCGCTCTCTCGGCGGATGCGGGTGGGAGCGGAACGCGCCTCCTCCCCCGCGATGCGTACCGGTTCGCTCGGGGCGAGCAGGTGACATCGAACACCGGCCAGCAGGTAAAACTCGCTCAGCCGCTCGATTTCTACATGATCACGGATCACTCGGACGGCATGGGGGCGATCACGGACATCATCGGAGGCGCTCCTAACATCATGGCCGACGAACAAGGCCGGTACTTCAACGAGCAGTTCAATCTTGGTGGAACTGCGGCACAGCAGGCTGCCTTCGAGCTCAACTCTGCCTTCGCGCAGGGCGAGTTGTCGTCCGTGCTGAATTATCAACCCGGCAACCCCGCCTACAAGCGGGTGTGGGACGACATCGTCGCCGCAGCCGAGGAATTCAGCGACCCGGGCTCCTTCACGACATTCATCGCCTACGAATGGACGTCGCTGGTGGCGGGCAACAACCTGCACCGCAATGTCATCTTTCGTGATGGGTCTGAGCGGGCCGGCCAGCTTGTGCCGTACACAACAACGCCGCCGATCGGCTCGCCTGACCCGCGCGATCTGTGGTCCTGGCTCCAAAACTACGAAGACACCACGGGCGGCGACGTGCTTGCGATCCCGCATAACGGTAACCTGTCGAACGGTATGATGTTCTCGCTGCAGGACGACTTTGCGGAGGGCGCGCCTCTGGATGCCGCCTATGCCGAGCAACGGCAGAAATGGGAGCGCCTCTACGAGGCCACCCAGAACAAGGGCGACGGGGAGGCGCATCCGTTCCTGTCACCCGAGGACGAGTTCGCCGATTTCGAGACCTGGGACTACGGCAATCTTGACGCGTCCGCACCAAAGACAAACGACATGCTGGCCGGGGAATACGTGCGCTCCGGCCTGCAGCGCGGTCTTGTCCTCGAAGCGGAGTTGGGTACCAACCCCTTCAAGTTCGGACTGGTGGGAGCGTCGGACAATCACATCGGACTTACGACGCCCGACAACGACAATTTCTTCGGGAAGTATTCCGCCTATGAGCCCAGCCCAGACCGCTCGCAGCATGTCAGCAAGACCTATGCCGACGGTTCCGACGCGCTGTATTCCTGGCAATACATCACTGCCGGGCTCACAGCGGTTTGGGCCGAGAGCAACACGCGCGGCGCGATCTTCGACTCGATGGAGCGCCGGGAAGTTTATGCCACGACGGGCCCGAGGATGCGGGTGAGGTTTTTTGGCGGCTGGCACTTCGAAGACGAGGACGTGCTCGGCCGAAACCTTGCGGTCACGGGCTATTCCAAGGGCGTGCCGATGGGCAGCGATCTGTTCGCCGGCGAAGGAGCGCCGTCTTTCCTCGTCTACGCCCTCCGCGATCCGATGGGGGCGAACCTCGACCGCGTGCAAATCGTCAAGGGCTGGATCGAAGCCGACGGCACACCGCGGGAAAGGGTCTACGATGTGGCGTGGTCGGATGGTCGGGAGCCGGATGCGGACGGCAAGCTACCCCCCGTCGGCAACACGGTCGATCTCTCGATCCCGTCATGGACGAATACTATCGGAGCGCCGGAATTGGGCGCGGTCTGGACTGACCCGGACTTCGACCCCGCTCTGTCTGCGTTCTACTATGCCCGCGTCATCGAGATACCCACCCCGCGCTGGACCGCCTATGATGCTGTGAAATTCAGCCTCGACCTGCCAGACGACGTGCGGCTGATCGCGCAAGAGCGCGCCTATACTTCGCCGATCTGGTACAGCCCCGAAGGATAA
- a CDS encoding DUF3604 domain-containing protein — protein MKHKHIIISALFCAMALPAWAQDDFAAREAQIPENPLKNAYFGETHVHTSFSLDAYIGGTRLTPFDAYRFAKGEDVSVNHVLHNIGRPLDFAAVSDHAEFLGEMLSAQVPDAPGHYQEALVELRGLNDIEEQTSWFTKYVVSNMRSNDPEHPPFFEGAETTKTAWEDFVIAAAQEHYDPGTFTTLIAFEWTSAPSAGNMHRNVIFRDTVVPDLPLSALDTQDEEELWAWMQEQEDAGSTLLAIPHNSNGSKGLMFEPVDNSGNPLTREYAEKRAKWEPLIEMMQIKGNSEVVASLFPADEFADFENAESLATFSNRTYQKQNFVRWAITKGLDYEAELGANPYKLGFIGGTDSHNGTPSDVTESTYNGSHGVADGTIEERREGGIDGWLTGPDANPGSLAGVWAPRNTRGAIYDAMAARETFATSGPRIKPRFFGGAGLAETDDPQRMVLNGYANGVPMGGTLGAMDGPPSFSVHAMKDPMGANLDRIQIIKGWVDEAGEPQERIIDVAVSDGRVPDAEGSIPPVGNTVDTATATYTNDIGAPELMGHWTDDDFDPDSAALYYVRVIEIPTPRWTTYDAVRNGLPLLDSVPATIQERAWTSPIWYSPEMDR, from the coding sequence ATGAAACACAAGCATATCATTATTTCGGCCCTTTTTTGCGCCATGGCGCTGCCGGCGTGGGCTCAGGACGATTTCGCGGCCCGGGAAGCGCAGATCCCCGAAAACCCTCTGAAGAATGCCTATTTCGGCGAGACGCATGTGCATACTTCCTTCTCGCTCGACGCCTATATCGGCGGGACCCGTTTAACACCGTTCGACGCCTACCGCTTTGCTAAGGGCGAAGACGTGTCGGTGAACCACGTCCTGCACAATATCGGCCGGCCGCTCGATTTTGCCGCCGTATCGGATCATGCCGAGTTCCTGGGCGAAATGCTGTCGGCACAGGTGCCTGATGCACCTGGTCACTACCAGGAGGCGCTGGTCGAGCTCCGCGGTCTGAACGACATCGAGGAACAGACGTCGTGGTTCACTAAATATGTGGTCAGCAACATGCGGTCGAACGACCCCGAGCATCCCCCGTTCTTCGAGGGTGCAGAGACGACAAAGACGGCTTGGGAAGATTTCGTCATCGCCGCCGCGCAGGAGCACTATGATCCCGGGACATTCACGACGCTCATTGCCTTTGAATGGACCTCGGCCCCCAGCGCCGGCAACATGCACCGCAACGTGATCTTCCGCGATACCGTGGTGCCCGATCTGCCGCTCAGTGCGCTCGACACCCAGGACGAGGAAGAATTGTGGGCCTGGATGCAAGAACAGGAAGATGCCGGCTCGACCCTTCTGGCGATTCCGCACAATTCCAACGGCAGCAAGGGGCTGATGTTCGAACCGGTGGACAATTCCGGCAACCCGCTGACGCGCGAATACGCAGAAAAACGCGCAAAGTGGGAACCACTGATCGAGATGATGCAGATCAAGGGTAATTCCGAGGTCGTTGCCTCGCTCTTTCCTGCCGACGAGTTCGCGGATTTCGAAAATGCCGAAAGCCTCGCGACCTTCAGCAACCGCACCTACCAGAAACAAAATTTCGTGCGGTGGGCGATCACCAAGGGGCTCGACTATGAGGCAGAACTGGGCGCGAACCCCTACAAGCTGGGCTTCATAGGCGGCACCGACAGCCACAACGGCACCCCGAGCGACGTGACCGAGTCAACCTATAACGGCAGCCACGGCGTGGCCGACGGCACAATCGAGGAACGCCGCGAGGGTGGTATAGATGGCTGGCTGACCGGGCCCGACGCCAACCCGGGCTCGCTCGCCGGTGTCTGGGCACCGAGAAATACGCGCGGCGCGATCTACGACGCGATGGCAGCGCGCGAAACCTTTGCCACCTCCGGCCCACGCATCAAACCGCGTTTCTTTGGCGGGGCTGGCCTCGCGGAAACCGACGACCCGCAACGCATGGTGCTGAACGGCTATGCCAACGGGGTTCCTATGGGGGGCACTCTGGGTGCAATGGACGGGCCGCCCAGCTTCAGCGTGCATGCGATGAAAGACCCCATGGGGGCCAATCTCGACCGGATTCAGATCATCAAGGGCTGGGTCGACGAGGCGGGCGAACCGCAGGAACGGATCATCGACGTGGCCGTGTCGGACGGGCGCGTGCCGGATGCGGAGGGGAGCATCCCGCCCGTTGGCAATACTGTCGACACCGCCACCGCCACCTACACCAACGACATCGGCGCGCCGGAATTGATGGGTCACTGGACGGATGACGATTTCGACCCGGACAGCGCCGCGCTCTACTACGTTCGGGTGATCGAGATTCCGACGCCGCGTTGGACCACCTATGACGCGGTGCGCAATGGTCTGCCGCTGCTGGACAGCGTCCCGGCTACCATACAGGAACGCGCATGGACCTCGCCGATCTGGTACAGCCCGGAGATGGACAGGTGA
- a CDS encoding SphA family protein, translating to MDLADLVQPGDGQVSIVRTLGAAALMSATLAPAAQAVEGGIGAYFLGTRDSFAGVVPPPGTYLSFSYDHLKGDVTGVSIGGLPIRADSEVTVDLLRLGITHSFDADVLGGQPALNLTVPILDVGLGFTAITPPLAGSRIDDSTSGVGDIIFTPMVGWNRGKLNYSAALSVYAPTGNYDTATIDVPNRSIDALSNGKNVWSFQPVFAATWFNPQSGLELSGTASMLFSTRNKATDYQTAPAVQLEAAVLQHTKSGWAFGVTGYHYEQIRDDSGSGAVGTRAALGARSLRAKVSGAGPIITYSGVSLFGGQASFELKYTSEFNAKRRFESDILSLNMSVSF from the coding sequence ATGGACCTCGCCGATCTGGTACAGCCCGGAGATGGACAGGTGAGCATTGTTCGCACCCTTGGCGCCGCCGCCCTGATGTCTGCCACGCTCGCCCCAGCCGCGCAGGCGGTCGAGGGCGGTATCGGCGCCTATTTCCTTGGCACCCGCGACAGCTTTGCCGGCGTTGTGCCGCCGCCCGGCACCTACCTGTCGTTCAGCTATGACCACCTGAAGGGCGACGTGACGGGCGTCTCAATCGGCGGCCTGCCGATCAGGGCGGATTCGGAGGTCACGGTGGATCTCTTGCGGTTGGGGATTACACATTCTTTCGACGCCGATGTCTTGGGTGGCCAGCCGGCGCTGAACCTGACGGTGCCAATCCTCGATGTCGGGCTTGGCTTTACCGCGATCACACCACCTCTGGCGGGGTCCAGGATCGACGATTCCACTTCGGGTGTGGGCGACATTATCTTCACCCCGATGGTCGGCTGGAATCGCGGGAAGTTGAATTACAGCGCCGCGCTTTCGGTTTATGCACCGACAGGCAATTACGACACCGCCACGATTGATGTGCCCAACCGCAGTATCGACGCGCTGTCCAACGGGAAGAACGTCTGGTCCTTCCAGCCCGTTTTCGCGGCAACATGGTTCAACCCACAATCGGGGCTGGAGCTGTCGGGGACGGCGTCGATGCTGTTCTCGACTAGGAACAAGGCTACGGACTACCAAACTGCGCCAGCCGTCCAGTTGGAAGCCGCCGTGTTGCAGCATACCAAGTCAGGCTGGGCGTTCGGTGTGACCGGCTATCACTACGAACAGATCCGCGATGACAGCGGCAGCGGCGCGGTTGGAACGCGCGCGGCCCTTGGCGCCAGATCGCTGCGTGCAAAGGTCAGTGGCGCGGGGCCGATCATCACGTATTCCGGGGTGTCGCTATTCGGCGGCCAGGCCAGTTTCGAGCTGAAATACACAAGCGAGTTCAATGCAAAGCGCCGGTTCGAAAGCGATATATTGTCGTTAAACATGTCCGTTTCCTTCTGA
- a CDS encoding homocysteine S-methyltransferase family protein: protein MPQLSSDKSITRKAAPDAPGRTANLLNSDTDLFLVYVGMETDLIFTRGIDLPGFASYPLLETEDGRALLKEYLRNLIDLGRVEGTGVILESPTWVANRDRAAPLGYSPAQLRYFNQQAVELMDEVRSEARDVPTLISANLGPRDDAYAPVDQINADQAEQYHSEQISAFSETAVDVVSAYTLAYSAEAIGIVRAAQRFDLPVIISFTVETDGRLPTGETLADAITAVDTATNAYTTYFMINCAHPDHFAKTLVDEPWIQRVKGIVANASRCSHAELDEAEELDDGNPRELGEQLADIKRRFPHIRVLGGCCGTDMRHMKCIAEASKS from the coding sequence ATGCCCCAGTTATCCTCAGACAAATCAATCACTCGCAAAGCGGCTCCGGATGCGCCCGGTCGCACCGCAAACCTCCTCAACTCTGACACGGATTTGTTCCTGGTCTATGTCGGGATGGAAACAGACCTGATTTTCACACGCGGAATCGATCTTCCCGGATTTGCCTCTTATCCACTGTTAGAAACCGAAGACGGGCGCGCGTTGCTCAAGGAGTATCTGCGTAACTTGATCGACTTGGGCAGAGTTGAAGGAACAGGTGTCATTCTGGAAAGCCCGACATGGGTGGCCAACCGGGACCGCGCCGCACCTTTAGGGTATTCGCCTGCGCAACTCAGATACTTTAACCAGCAGGCCGTCGAGCTGATGGACGAAGTGCGTTCGGAAGCGCGTGATGTCCCAACCCTGATCAGCGCAAACCTCGGCCCTCGGGACGATGCCTATGCGCCCGTAGATCAGATAAACGCGGATCAAGCCGAGCAGTATCATTCCGAGCAAATCTCGGCTTTTTCGGAAACGGCTGTGGATGTCGTCAGTGCATACACCTTGGCCTATAGCGCCGAGGCTATTGGCATCGTGCGGGCCGCGCAGCGTTTCGACCTGCCGGTCATCATCAGCTTCACGGTGGAAACGGATGGGCGGCTGCCGACAGGGGAAACCTTGGCCGACGCCATCACCGCCGTGGATACCGCAACCAATGCCTACACCACGTATTTCATGATCAACTGTGCCCACCCCGACCATTTTGCCAAGACTTTGGTCGACGAACCTTGGATTCAACGCGTCAAAGGCATCGTCGCCAACGCATCACGCTGCAGTCATGCGGAACTGGATGAAGCCGAAGAACTCGATGACGGCAATCCGCGGGAACTCGGCGAGCAACTCGCTGACATCAAGCGGAGGTTTCCCCACATTCGGGTCCTAGGCGGCTGCTGCGGGACCGACATGCGGCACATGAAGTGCATTGCCGAAGCATCGAAGTCTTAG
- a CDS encoding alpha/beta fold hydrolase gives MQRWVLDREDGTVSSGADQCQLSPRATEILAFMIGNSRTVLPRDRILAEVWQGLHVSPDLVREYIFEIRKALGDSASEPQFIETVGRRGYRLIGPVTLKPAGAVSKTARYTLRPDRLSRAAQMSGVRYCTSKDGTSIAHAVSGEGYPLLFAGSWMTHLVMDWESPAYGDYVAHLSERFRVIRYDQRGNGLSQWADTDIVFDRLVDDMECVIDTYGHDQVAILGMSQGASVAIAYAQRHPDRVSHLILNGGYARGRRMRGNARDIEESDALIGLIRTCWGNDNPAVRQTLTTLFMPDATKEQMQWFNDFQKLCGPSETIAEFRSVFDEVDVVGMLPKTIVPTLVLHSSEDAVSPLTEGKLLASQIPGAAFVELDSPNHLLFESEKEFGKMLKMIEEFAGP, from the coding sequence ATGCAACGGTGGGTTCTGGATAGGGAGGACGGCACTGTATCGTCGGGCGCTGATCAGTGTCAGCTGTCGCCAAGGGCAACGGAAATCCTTGCCTTCATGATCGGAAACTCCCGGACGGTTCTGCCGCGCGACAGAATCCTTGCTGAGGTCTGGCAGGGGCTGCATGTGAGCCCGGATCTTGTTCGCGAGTACATCTTCGAAATCCGAAAGGCGCTTGGCGATAGTGCCTCTGAGCCGCAGTTTATCGAAACCGTTGGCCGTCGTGGGTACCGCCTGATTGGTCCGGTCACTTTGAAACCTGCCGGTGCGGTTTCCAAAACGGCGAGATATACCCTCAGGCCCGATCGCCTGAGCCGTGCGGCGCAAATGTCCGGTGTCAGGTACTGTACATCGAAGGACGGCACCTCGATCGCGCATGCTGTGTCCGGCGAAGGATATCCGCTCCTTTTTGCAGGAAGCTGGATGACCCATCTGGTCATGGATTGGGAAAGCCCTGCCTATGGCGATTACGTCGCCCATCTTTCCGAACGGTTTCGGGTGATCCGATACGATCAGCGCGGAAATGGCCTGTCACAATGGGCCGACACGGATATCGTCTTTGACCGTCTGGTTGATGATATGGAATGCGTCATTGACACATACGGGCATGACCAGGTCGCCATACTTGGCATGTCTCAAGGGGCGTCTGTGGCGATTGCTTATGCGCAAAGGCACCCGGACCGTGTGTCACATTTGATCTTGAATGGTGGCTATGCCCGTGGTCGCAGGATGCGAGGCAACGCGCGCGACATCGAAGAAAGCGACGCACTGATTGGCCTGATCCGCACCTGCTGGGGTAACGACAATCCGGCTGTGCGTCAGACGCTGACGACGCTTTTCATGCCGGACGCAACGAAAGAGCAAATGCAGTGGTTCAACGATTTCCAAAAGCTTTGTGGCCCAAGCGAGACTATCGCCGAGTTTCGGTCCGTGTTTGACGAAGTTGATGTGGTCGGGATGTTGCCAAAGACCATAGTCCCAACTTTGGTGCTGCACAGTAGCGAAGACGCAGTGTCTCCGCTGACAGAGGGAAAGCTCCTCGCTTCGCAAATTCCCGGGGCGGCATTTGTTGAGTTGGACAGTCCCAATCATCTGCTTTTTGAGAGCGAAAAAGAGTTCGGCAAGATGCTCAAGATGATTGAGGAATTTGCAGGGCCCTGA